TCCGGGTCCGGCACGTCCACGGCCTCAATCACCGGCTCGTCGCTCTCCAGCTCCAATGGCCGCTCTTTCGTGCCTTCGCCGTTGTCCAGGTCCACAATGTCCACACTGTCCTGCTGCCGCGCCGCGTCAGGGTTCAACGAGTGCTCCATAGCCAtcttgatctgctgctcctcgCTCAAACTGCTCACGTCCGGCCGCACGCTGTGCTGCACTATCGGGTtctttttgttcttgtccAGCGAGAACCGGTCCATAAAGTCCACCACCTGCTCCACCCACACGTGAAAATTGGGCACGCCGCTCCACATCTTGAGTCGTTCGCCCGTCATCGGGTCCAAGATCGCAATGTGCGGATACTCTGAAAACGGATACATGTTGATGTAGTACTCGCCATTTGGCGAGTCATGGTGGTACTGCAGAAAGATAAAGTTCTCCCGCACTATCTCTTTGATCTCTGTGTTCGACCAGAAGTCTCTGTTGAGACACTGGCATCGGAAGTCGGTCATGTCCTGGATGTTGACCAAAATCCATTTTTTCTCCTGTCGCGCCACCACCTTCGCGCCGTCCAGGTCTAGTTTCTGAATAATGTCCCAGGGCGGCCGGAATATGTTCGCGAGCCGTCTCTGTGTGCTTGTGCGGAACTCTCTGCGTCTGCGAGCGCGTCGGTTGTTCTGCTGACGGAtcgagtcgtcgtcgtcgtccagcatctggaactcgtcgtcgtcgccaTCTTCATCGTCCAAATCCACGACTTCCacgccgtcctcgtcgtcccCGTCGTCCAATTGGTTGAAAATCCCCACTTGGGTCCGTCCAAACATGCCCCTATGTGGGTCTACCGCGGTGTAGTCCGACACAAGTTGGTCATGCACAGGCTCCAGCGGCCGTCTCACGCCCTCATCCGCGCTCTCGGGCTCTGCGTACATCTCCTGCTGCAGTCTGCCCGCCACCTCGGCGTCGTCACCTGGCCTGCTTGGCCCAACGCCCGTCCCGTGCTCGAAATACAGAGTCACCGCGGTATCTAAGTCGCCGCCGGCCATCTCTAAAAAGCTCTGCGCCACCCCAACATCGTCCGTGCTGGTGAtctccaaaaacaaagGAACTAAGCTGTCCATGGAGCAAGGGCAAAAGATCTGTATTT
This window of the Ogataea parapolymorpha DL-1 chromosome VII, whole genome shotgun sequence genome carries:
- a CDS encoding UBX (ubiquitin regulatory X) domain-containing protein — its product is MDSLVPLFLEITSTDDVGVAQSFLEMAGGDLDTAVTLYFEHGTGVGPSRPGDDAEVAGRLQQEMYAEPESADEGVRRPLEPVHDQLVSDYTAVDPHRGMFGRTQVGIFNQLDDGDDEDGVEVVDLDDEDGDDDEFQMLDDDDDSIRQQNNRRARRRREFRTSTQRRLANIFRPPWDIIQKLDLDGAKVVARQEKKWILVNIQDMTDFRCQCLNRDFWSNTEIKEIVRENFIFLQYHHDSPNGEYYINMYPFSEYPHIAILDPMTGERLKMWSGVPNFHVWVEQVVDFMDRFSLDKNKKNPIVQHSVRPDVSSLSEEQQIKMAMEHSLNPDAARQQDSVDIVDLDNGEGTKERPLELESDEPVIEAVDVPDPEGTDVTRIQIRSGDGRRVVKKFALQDPVLRVFQFVKYYFGIDNKPFHLTMQRENLIDKLDQTVQQCGLRNASLLLEVEE